atttgtggttgtggttggtggggCGATGGTGGAAGTGattgttgttttgttggtttttgtggcggttatttattaatattttaatgagttatttatattcttttaaatGAGTTGCTAACAATATGGAGTTTTTGAAATTGGGTGAATTGTAAAGTGggttgttaaaatagataaagttgCTTTTTAAGTTTCTTAAAGCTATGATTTTTAActtattgtgaatgctctaaaacaTGTGAATTTaactttttgaaaacatttgaaGTATAGTAACGATGACCAAATCAATGCTTGTGGAGTGTGTGGGGGAGAGGGGAGCAAGGACTGaggttcaagttttcaggagagagtttcacacacatatacacttagattaaactaaagtagaaattctattttgtatatatatatatatatatatatattttttttttttttcacaagattgaaatataaaaaaaaaaaaaaaaaaatttagcactagttatttttttcctttttttgtttgactTTCACAACCCTTGAGAAAAATAGTGACAATTTTCGTCCTAAAGCCCCAAGTGGAGGGATTCAGCTCAAACATTTCGGCCCCTTAAAGCAATTTCAGTTGTGGATAATCCCTTTTTCGTTagtgctttattttttattttttgaaagtatTAGTTAGTGCTTTATTTGAAGCAAAGTAATAAATAACAGCAAATTTAGCTACTTCCTTAATCATTCTGTCAGGAAAAGAATATGGTTGGACTTTTATGCAAATCCCAACACTCCAGCAGCAAGTTAAATATTTGGGATAATTatactttacccacctgtggtttgcctctaattctatgtgcctacccgtggtttcaactttgacactttacccacctgtgatttCCTCCGTTAGTaatccgtaacccacctctgttaaaattaagggtaaataggtatttttgtacaagttttatgtctctctcctcccaaaacaaaaaatagcacaaaaatgcaagagaaagaagatcaaaaagtggtatttgtttctctttcccttcacacaaatcttgaacatgatgaacatacccaaaaaaaaaaaaaaaaaacccagatcaacCTATCACTGACTTAATGAAACAtcttcaaaaaatcattaagcTGTAAGATTAGCATGTCACAACTCTTTAAAATTGACACatcagatttttattttattttagtttggtcatctcggtttttttttttttaaataaataaaaaacttagatGTGAACCCTTTTTAAACTTGGAGGCGCTTTTGATTAAGGAGGTCCTGCGCCGGAGTGGTGGAGCTGTATGGTTTAGGTAGCGCTTGAGTAGCACAATGAAAGAGCTTACGTTTCAGATCTGAAACCCAATCCCTTTCCTATAGCCAACTAGTTTTAGACCTCTTGAAGGAAGGCTGTGGTCTGTGCAACAAAATTATGGGTTAATGAACAAAAGTGCAAaccttttgaattttgttaCCATGGATATAAtgttaaaccaaacaaaaagctTAGGAAATTTCGTTGTCTTCCCACACCCCATCTAAAATTAATCTCTCCATTTTAAAGGTATGGGCTCCACTCACCCTAAAACGCATCACCAATTATTCTCACCTGCAACATCATTTTGCTTTCAAAGCAATAATCTCAGACCCACCAACTTTGCTTCTCCGCTGCATCCTGAAGAACAGCTTGGATTGTGGAAACTGtgttcttcaatttttcaaGCTCGTCTCTTGGAAAATCTGGGATCCCAaatttttgatgattttctgTGCAGTGCCATAAAGGATTGCTTCGGCCATGGCTTCGTAGTGGGTGAAAAGAATGCTAGAAGAGCAAGAGAAAAGTCAGATCTGGGAGGGTTTGGAGTGGTCGGCCATGGCTGGATTTGGCTTTGGAGTGGTCGGCCATGGCTGGGTTTGTTGTGGTGTGGTCGGCCATGGCTAGGTTTGGCTTTGGAGTGGTCGGCCATGGATGgctgggtttggggtttggagTGGTCGGCCATGGCTGGGCTTGTTGTGGTCggccatttgattttttttttctttgaacaaATTAGTAAACATTGTGGTGAAAGAGAGACAACAAGGcaaatatatatttgtggaggttgatttgagtttgatttttctgggtctatgttcttcatgttgTAAATTGTgttatgttttgattttaataaatttcttagTACATGCACAAAAAATAAGtatgaggaagaagatgaagaactCTGTTTCTCTTATGGTTTTGCTTcatttgatttgtattagtttGTTCTTCTCTCATGGTTTTGCTTCATTTGATTTGTAttaattttctgggtttatgttcttcatgtttgtgtatgttcttcatgtttgtgAATAATGAGAAACCAATACTatatttaatcttgtttttctttttcttttttgtttttcttgttttgggaggagagagacataaaacttgtacaaaaatacctatttacccttaattttaacGGAGGTGGGTTACGGATTACTAACGGAGGAAATCacaagtgggtaaagtgtcaaagtTGAAACCACGGGTAGACACAtagaattagaggcaaaccataggtgggtaaagtgtaattatccctaaatatttaaatggcattttattaaatagttttttttggCCGATTTCTAAATGGGATTCGGTTATGATGGATTATTATGGGTCTGGCtatccttcttttttatttatttatttttaaattttaaattttaaatttttcgTTATTTGTTTTTACGGATGGTGGTTTGCTTTTACAGACGGTATTTGTGAAAAATTGGATCAGGTTTGATATGTGTTTTAGATGAGGTTAGTTTGGTTTGAGTTAGGGATTGTGGGTTCGTGATTTGGTGAGCAGGGTTGTCCGTAAAAAATGACTTGTTCTTCTCTCACGAGTTTTGATATGGACGCTTCGGGCGATGAAGTTGGAGAAAGAAAGACCATATGGAGAGACAAGGATGCAGGGATATGGAGAGACAAGGATGTTGGGTTTTTTGAGCCtttggattgtttttttttgcCAAGTGTCACCTATCTAAAAATAGGAGAGAATAAGAGGGTTTTAAtgacaaaacaattttttgaataacaatatcatatcatatattatagTGACAAGTATGGCTGGTACAGCTGGTATTTAAATAGATACGAAACGTTGAAGTTTTGGTACCAATGCATGTACTGGTACGGTACATACTGGCCGGTACGGTATGGTATCCTCTTTCTTACCTCAAATATATTGCAACTATTAAACTAATTCTATTCTAgacaaaattttattctatataaatctatattttcaaaatcagCTAAGTTTAACATACAATTtcgattaaaattttattattattatttttttaaaattttaaaataaaataaaataaattatttactttaaattattttattcatccataatttttagttttgataaaaGAAATGATCCTACATGAAGGGTTTCTCTCATATGTTGTAAGTTATAACCAAATTGTAGTATTACGTATAACTATAAAACTTTATACAATGCCAGTTCTTGTTAGAGTATTAGCATTAATTGTGCTAAAATACTCAAGATGCTATTTTAGCAGGCCCCAAAGTACAATTTTAGCACACCAAAGAGCAAATAACCCTCCGTCCAGTGTGTTTCTTGAGCAAAAATTTGCTAATTCTTTTTAGCATTGCAATAGTGATGCTAACACTTAtttttgtattcatttttttctctatccttttagacctctctctctctctctctctctctctccaacccGAACCACACTCCTTTCTCTTACTCTTACAccatctctctcctctctcaagtCGTTGCACATTGGTCTAGGTCGTTTAAGGTTGTGGCAGTGATGATGGTGGACCGATGATGACATCAATGATCGTTGTGGATCGTGGGGGTTCTAGTAATTGTGGAAATGGTTTTGGTTTGCTGTGGGTTTCAAATGGTAAGTTTGTAGTAGTGGAGGGATTGTGCGTTTGCAGTGTTGGTGGATTGTGGGGTTGGTTTTGTAGTTTATTTGGTGggtattattattgttaaacGGTAGgaattattttaagttattttaatGTGTGATATGCTAAATTAAGAGATGAATTGTATGGTGAATTAATTGTAAAATTGTGTGTTAAAGAAACGAAAGTAGTATTTTGGTTAACTAAACAAAGCATATTTTAGCACATTGGATGCTAATGCATATGTATATTCTTCaattttgaaataataatattattattattattattattttcatataactTGTTCGAGGAAAATTGTATTTATGAATGAAAAGGTGGGTGTAACCCAGCTTAGAAAAGTTGCTTCTTGACATCTTGTTGTATGATAGGCTTGAATTGAATTGGATTAAATCACATCAATGGAActatgaataataataagatataaAAGGCTGTAATAAATTCAAACAgttttatataattcaaaatagTTGATTTATAAGTGGGTTCCCGTGATATGCATTATTGCGTCGGACTCCCATTACAAAATTAGAAAGGAACTTAATCGTAGGCATGATTTCACTATCgggatttcaaaaagttttAACTGATGAATTCGAAAATCTTAGTTGTATGCATTTATTGATTGTAACGTGGCTTCACCCGGACTTATATCATGCCAATaaggaaatgaatgaaaatgaattaaaattaactaattcgagggaaaaaaagaaaaagaaaaaggaaaaaaaagttgaaagagACCGAGAGGTGAGAAAATTGTGTCTAATTTCTTTAATGATGAAATGATATTGATTACAAGCACTAATCCAAATTACTTTCAAGACTGgccaaaataacaaaatagcaACTTCTTTATACGAGTTACTTGCAAGACTTGTTGGCTAAAACAACCAACAAAAAACTTGTTAGTTGTATCTAATAAATCGGCTTCACTTCTTGAATACTTCTTGCAATCTTACAACCAACCAACTAACGAACCAATCTTGTAACTAACAAGCTATATGCTTCTTGATTCTTTACAAGAATTACACCCATACTACTACACATCTTGGCTCTCCTGCCTCCACAAAATTGATGTACTGTCAAAGAGTATCATCAACAACAGAAACTACTCGGCATGAATGGCGAGGGGGGAGGTCACGAACTCTTATCTTGTAGATTGTCATCAAATCTACACTATAAGCATACAAACTCTCTGGGAGATATTGCAACTCGATCAAAATGTTGCGATTTGGCAGTACACATAGAGGTCGACTTGGTCCTATCAAACGTTCAAAAGGCATCACGGTGTATTCTTTAATCCAAGACTCCTTTACACCATAAATCTTCATTGACCATATGTCAGCCCTTTTGTGGTCATTATAATCAACCATACAGAGACACCCTCCTAGAACTACAACGCGCCAATCTTTCCTATCCAGTCTAGATTTACAATTATCTGGAGTTGGAATCTGTTGAAAATTTTCGGACTCCAAATCGAATGAAACTATAATTGTTGAACCATTTTGCTTATCTTGGCCTAACCAGTGTAGTGCTCCATTAAACGAAGCTGCATAGGGTTGCATCCGAAGCAAGAACGGGTTCTTTCTGTTGATCATCCACATGGGTTTGCCAAGAGTGAACACCTCAATTCGTTGTTCCAAACTCGTAGGCTGTTCTTGTTCCACTATTCTGACCACCTTATACTCATTGGTTCCGGGATGGAAACCAAACCCAAAAGCCAACCTGCTTTCATTAGTCATGGCGGGCCGTGAAGGAAACCTGTCAAAACTTGCTGCATGAATATAGTCAGGGGCGGAACTACAGTGGGGCAggggggggccattgccccccacccccccaaaaaaaaaagctattgtatatatatatatatatatatatatatgttgaaattttaaatattggTCCTAATAGACaccccaattaaaaaaaaaaaaaaaaaactggtatacatatgtaatttgaaaaattaagatttgcccttaaatatatatttttttggatctCCTCTGAAATAGTGCCGAGTTCCATTTTGATAAATGTGTTAAAATGtttaagaaacacttattttatatgtagtattttgttgaatatgaaatagatgttagtttttattttcataaaaaaaaaaaaaaaaaaaaatttgttttaagcTTTGCCCCCCTCAGGTTCGAATCCTAGTTCCGTCCCTGAATATAGTACACGAAAAAGTTGTGTTCCGAGACTTGATCCTTTACTTCAACATAGGAAAAGAACAAGATCCCACGGCAGTACAGAACAGCAGTAAACTTCTTGCTGTATTCCAAGGGCAAGTTGATATATTTGAGGTCACCTTTCAAGCCTTTATTATTCCAGGGTTCGTTCATACAAATATTACAATGATAAAGTTGGTCATGACGGTCAGAAGGAAATCACTTGAGCAAAGAAGAATGAGGGGACAGGTGTAGGATTGATTAAAAGCTGGTTGAGAATAATCCATAGTATTTGTTTTTGATGAACTGTGTTATATTCTATAGGGAGATCAAGAAGCAGAAAGAGATTGTGAGGAATTGAATTCTCCaaggaaagagaggaaaagaagaaaaagaagaagaaagggattATGAAGAATTTGCGGTGTTGGTTTTCTTTGTTTACAACGtgtctcatatatatataacattcccATATGAGATAAGAATGCAAATATATATTTGGATGATATCTGaattataataacaataataattattacGTCAAGAATTTGGGCTCATTGACTGAGGGAAGTCGGTGAAGATAAATAGAACACTTGTTTGGCCCTAACAATGCATGCGGGGTATAGCATAAGATGAACTAGTCTGTTATGCATGCAGGGTGTAAAGATAAAGTTTGActataaatttagttgtaactAATgactataaatttatttaatatctttttattggatgtgaattttgataaatccattGTTGGGGGTAGGGGGACCATGACTTTCTAAATTTTTCATTAGAGGTTAggataaattcaaaatttaaaattcagttCTAtcacaaaaggaaaaacaaaaaaaaaaatagaccttaaattttttataattggtCCCTAAAATTTTTGAACCAATTAATCCATAAaaactccttaaaaaaaaataaattcttatatATACAACAACCCAAAAGAGAATACAAGAACACAAGGGCCCTAATGACCCAAAAAAATGTCTTCATTTACAAATCCCTAATacctagtataaaaggaaaaaagaaaaggaaaagtaaaaatCTAGATGTCTCTTATGGTTGCTAAGCACACCGGTCCCAATTGAGCTACCAGTCGCCACCTTGTTTCATGCCTTGAGCAGTAACAGCCATAGCCACGGACATGGTCCTTGATAGGATTGTCACGACCCCAATCCATGGTacatgaatttagatgcatgactaACTTGTTGATTTTATATAACtcaataaacataattaatttcaaatttaaataaactcCAAATAAGCAATGCTCTTAATAAACCTCTTACAATATCTAAAAtccacaatttaaaaataatctccaaatactataaaatcttaagtgaaataaaaataactaaaaatcctATAAGACTTTAAGCATTATTGAAGTCGCCTAAAAACTCTCAcgctctaccttgcaccttaAGAAGCGTTCCAAAGGTTCTGCTTTCCAACAAAACTTTAATCTAAAAATTATGATGATGAGGTGAGCCACATATCTAGTAAGCAATTATACACAATACACAACAGAATAGAGTTAAGCAAAGCATGAGTATTTTGATTTCACAAATTCACTCAATGATATCAAATATAGTTTTCCAAACATATAATGAACCATTTAATACATATGTAATCAAATCTTAAAATCATTCGAAAACACATACAAATAATTGATCAGAGCACAGTGTCACATATACACTTATCATATATTCTCACATGCAATCTTATGAGTggataccaacatctaacccTTGTTAGTGAGGGATCAACACTTATTCTCTCACATACAACCCTGTGAGCGGGCTTACACATATATTTGATAAACTTTAAAAACATTTAATGAGTCCATATCACGAAAGCAAGGTTTATACAAGGTAGAACAATTTACTTAATAGTAACAATCATTAGGAGCAAAATAACAGTGATAATTAGTGAGATAAGATAGAGGATCGCATACTTGAGTAGAGCAACGAAAATTAGGACTAATAGGAGGTTCAAGAGATGTTGGTGCAATGGGATCCATCACTGTGAGACTACGCCTCTAGGATCTCACGTGAATGGGGTAAAGTCATGTTAATTGCCTTCCAAGAAATAGTGGAAAGGAACCTACTGTTGTTATTCTCCCTTCTAGGTCAacggttttacaatggagttgccacttatttaattaaaaaaataacaaaaataaatcgAAAAGTAcattgttttattaattaattaagaaagATACATctcttgaaaataaataaatattacattGCTTCCGTCCTAGAtacaatataaaacaaaatacaacacttggtgtacgtttttagaccctttaaaatacaatcaaattaacatagttAATTAACCAAATGATTACTTagttaaattattcaaatctaagttaacacaaatatatcatatcattgtaaagtacggaaaataaataacacaacgatatgataactcaggaaaaccaaactggtaaaaaacttggggatgatttaacttagctatcctcaaggtaaaacaatcaattatgaaagaattgaaatttacacaatagcgacttagaccactaacatcctattgctacctcgagtaggaaacttactaccacgaccacatgacagctccaagtccacggactacttttttcttggattcacagcaagcATAAGCACttcgcttgtgtatctttaagctctttatgcagcaaccgAACtaatcatcaagttcttgacataatcttgattcttgataaccttAAGTATATGTGAAGAcgaacacctctagatctcacaagagattcacatacACAGCATAAATAACAACTATAAAACATGGctagagtttttccttttatacttaaggcaaaacataaaaccctacacgtcaaatgggcttgggctgagttaaaaaattctacAGAGAAACAATTTtcacgagcttcgatcgattgagtctaattctcgatcgattgagccaggcagatttacacagtaaatcctgtAGTACACTCgtttccaactttacacataaacatactttgagcaagcctaaaacaagactaaacgttttgatcatggtttgccaacattacaaaatgaagttctaatacatttaaacctaaagtcttagaacccaacaaactccccctttggcaatccgtgataAAACACAAACTAGACAAAGTgctcaaaattacaaaaacagcTCATTACAAAAACAttgcccaacaaaaacaaattcaacctaactactatctatcagttgcaagtgtagacagcagcacgACTGTATCAACCTATGTATTCTTGtaacacttaacaaacacataaacgcatgtgtggaaaatacaagtaaaataaaataaatttttgatttcacataagcataaattacaagacatatatcatgaataaccttataaatataaatcaataatcaatgtagcacaatgtgaaacaagaaatagATATAAATACATCATAGTATCTCTCCCTATCATAGACAACTCAACTAAACAAAATACATCAAgagccaaaaaaatttaaatacaagatgaagcacctagatacaatctaaaagctCTAAAgctccaaaacaacaaaaatctccccctatcaaCAAAATCTCCTATCCAAATGTACTCCTCCTTTTTGTGatgaattgccaaagggcaatcactcatcatcaaaaggaggtggtggaaGTGACTGTCTCAAACTCGCCAAATCCGCCTGCAAAGTTTGAAGCTCGGTGAGAACATCTACCAGAAGCTGATCATGAGCCGCCTGAATAGTCATGATAGTGTCTAGAGTACGACGAATGCTAGAAACATCCGAAGCAGGCGGTGGAGTAGCAGCAGCAGCAGAATCGATAAACTCATCAGCAGCTAGATCAcctgaagaaggaggaggaggaggaggaggtgcacCAGAGGAAGAATTAACTCGAGGACATTTAGAGCTAGCTCGCATTTGAGCAACCCTctgcctaaggaaggtggcacctataggagctatgATATGAATAGGCTTAGACACTGGAAACTGCTTTAACCCTAAATGTAATAAAATCTTGTgaataaaaacaagaaagaaaagagcatgagcagaagaactactcctatgaacctcaatcAAATAacgaatgaaaagatgaggaatACTCATAGAAGCATCTATGACaagagcatacaaaaatgcacatctctcTAAAGGAATAGTATGCAAATGAGAAATGGGCCAAATCGAATGGAAAGAAATCCggaaaaagagataatgaatCTCGGTCAACTTGTGAGAGGTGATCCGAGGAttagaaccccactggatagaagatCCAATAAGATATGACATGATGTCATCCATGGGAGAAGACTCATTGTAAGGATAAGTAGGATGTTGGAC
This genomic stretch from Quercus robur chromosome 4, dhQueRobu3.1, whole genome shotgun sequence harbors:
- the LOC126721577 gene encoding F-box protein At3g07870-like, which produces MTNESRLAFGFGFHPGTNEYKVVRIVEQEQPTSLEQRIEVFTLGKPMWMINRKNPFLLRMQPYAASFNGALHWLGQDKQNGSTIIVSFDLESENFQQIPTPDNCKSRLDRKDWRVVVLGGCLCMVDYNDHKRADIWSMKIYGVKESWIKEYTVMPFERLIGPSRPLCVLPNRNILIELQYLPESLYAYSVDLMTIYKIRVRDLPPRHSCRVVSVVDDTL